A window of Mustela lutreola isolate mMusLut2 chromosome X, mMusLut2.pri, whole genome shotgun sequence genomic DNA:
AATTTCAGGAAAAACATCAGGATTCAAGGCATAAGGCAAAACTCATCATGATGGTCATGGTGAGGAGGGTCGGTGCTAACTGCCCGCAGACTATGACTGAACTGCTTTTCCCTCAGCTTTTCCATCAGCTGTCTCATCTCCTCTCCAATCCTTTCCAtattctcctctctcattcttccCTGTGGTTCTCCAAGCCTCTGAATCATGTCCCATCTATATTGCTGGATGGGCTGCCTAACACGGAACCGCCTACGATTTACTCTAGGCATACAATATTCACCAGCTTCCAAAGGGAGGGCCAAAGGCTCTCCTTTATTAGCAACTTGctccttttcatcctttttttcattttcctgtttggCATTCTCCACATTGAGATTTTTTACTACTTGTTCCTCTTTGGACGCCATTGCTCCTGAGAgacaaaagaggagagaagaaattattttcttagtgggACTGATCAGCACCGAGGACAGAGGCCCTACTACGCACATTCCAAGACTCAGAGCCCTGGATCTcttaggctttttaaaatttcattttcccaCATCAGAGGCTTCCTACGCCCTCTAGGGGGCCCAGATCCGAGCCCTCCCCCTCGCACCTCCCTGTCGCTCCTCTCCCCCCCCACCAAGCCCACCATTTTCCCTGCCAATCCCTGCCCAGGCCTCTGCAGGCATCAAGATGGTGGACGGGCTgggcgaggggtggggggcgCGAGGGAATCTGGGGTCTCAGGGCTTTCCACacgttccccccacccccggctcccaCTGTCCCCCGCACCGACCTGGGCCTATCCTTgcagtctcctcctcctcccgatTCTCGCCGAGAGTGCGCCGCCGCGACACTTAGACCTGCACACCTGCAGAGGGCCGGGGTGGGGACAGCGGGGGCTGCTGCAGCCGAGCGCTCCCCGCCGACCCAAAGCTACCCAGCTCCGCCAGGACCCGCCACGGCCGCCTCGCCCCCACACCCAGCCGTCCCATCCCCAGCGCTGACCACCATTTTCCACACCAAGAAggacgggggcggggcgggagtgCAAGAGGCAGGTGTTTCCGAAGGGTCGTCGCCTCACTGGCGTCCAACCTTCGGCCTACCGTTTTCTGCGGCCAAACGTGGGCTGCTGGGCGGCGTGAGCGCTGCGGTCCTTTGCGCCGCTTCGCTCCGGGGCAGCCGGCCCCCAGCAGGGCTCGGCCGGCCGCGTGGGCTCTCCCACACCCAGACCAGGGAACGCTCCCCCTCCTCCCGGTCCCttacctgcttcccctctgcgtCTGACTCTTGGGGACCGCTTCTGGCCCGCGCGCCCGCACGGCCACCGGGTGTAGACACCGAGAAGTGAGCGAGCGAAGGCCGGCTCTGACGCTACAGCGAGGTGAGCGAGTCAGCGTTGGCGGCTCACGTGAGGCCTTCGTCACCGCGAGTGGCACCGCCCCCATTCCGTGCCGGCTTCTGCCCACAGGGTGGCGCACAGGCAGTTGGCCAACGCAGCTCCCCTCTGCTgttgggtccttttttttttttttttttaaataaacattttgtttatttgacagagattgcaagtaggcagaaaggcaggcagagagaggaggaagcgggctccccagtgagcagagagcccgatgtggggctcgattccagaaccctgggatcatgacctgagaggaaggcagaggctttaacccactgagccacccaggtgcctgtgctGGGTCCTTTTTAACAGCACCAGGCTGCGCTCTCGAGAGCACACCCTGGcagagcaagcagagagagaagcaggctttccgcggTGCAAGGAGTGG
This region includes:
- the LOC131821912 gene encoding protein BEX1, which produces MASKEEQVVKNLNVENAKQENEKKDEKEQVANKGEPLALPLEAGEYCMPRVNRRRFRVRQPIQQYRWDMIQRLGEPQGRMREENMERIGEEMRQLMEKLREKQFSHSLRAVSTDPPHHDHHDEFCLMP